From the genome of Triticum aestivum cultivar Chinese Spring chromosome 3B, IWGSC CS RefSeq v2.1, whole genome shotgun sequence, one region includes:
- the LOC123067549 gene encoding uncharacterized protein, whose translation MRAMPPLNWLFKGHSMSSPVDPVAFHLLELDLPADDSDDQRQGPLWHWWNRKLQFHLTQEILADLLHLDDKGASSATRLHGPALLSKVWSTVKAFPAADCRVVGNIDALVALDLHV comes from the exons ATGCGCGCAATGCCGCCGCTGAACTGGCTGTTCAAGGGCCACTCCATGTCATCCCCGGTGGACCCGGTCGCGTTCCACCTCCTGGAGCTGGACCTCCCCGCGGACGACTCTGACGACCAGCGCCAAGGCCCGCTCTGGCACTGGTGGAACCGGAAGCTCCAGTTCCACCTCACGCAAGAAATCCTCGCCGACCTCCTCCACCTCGACGACAAAGGCGCCTCCTCCGCAACCAGACTCCACGGGCCGGCGCTGCTATCGAAGGTGTGGAGCACGGTGAAAGCGTTCCCGGCGGCAGACTGCAGGGTGGTGGGTAACATCGATGCACTTGTGGCACTGGACCTGCAT GTATGA